From the Desulfobacterales bacterium genome, one window contains:
- a CDS encoding helix-hairpin-helix domain-containing protein: MMKKTALSVVMVLSMVMFLSMNVAAEPDTNASNGKIDINSASAEELTYLNGVGKVIAEKIVAHRTANGPFQTPADIMKVKGIGNAMYEKNKEMITVGSLPTKK, translated from the coding sequence ATGATGAAAAAAACCGCTCTGTCTGTTGTCATGGTGCTGTCTATGGTGATGTTTCTTTCCATGAATGTTGCTGCCGAACCCGACACGAACGCTTCAAACGGGAAAATCGATATCAACTCGGCATCCGCCGAGGAGCTTACCTACCTGAACGGTGTCGGTAAAGTGATTGCTGAAAAAATTGTCGCCCATCGCACCGCCAACGGGCCGTTTCAAACGCCCGCCGATATCATGAAGGTCAAGGGCATCGGCAATGCCATGTATGAAAAGAACAAGGAAATGATTACCGTGGGTTCTCTTCCCACCAAGAAATGA